A region from the Falco peregrinus isolate bFalPer1 chromosome 19, bFalPer1.pri, whole genome shotgun sequence genome encodes:
- the LOC106112217 gene encoding keratin-associated protein 16-1-like, with product MRCQNDCQLRQVCLAPPTILVKSFPMKKLVDPCGAVRNIQCLRPCVDPCLRPCVDPCCYAQIPQGTTTYVNLGNLGVTQAAGCMDPSCLAVAMRVPPCCEEVTRCTTTCVDPCCCKVTECTTRCEDTCCEEATKCTTTCADPCCKEVTKCTTTCADPCCKEATKCTSRCVDPCCTEVTKCTTTCVDPCCKEVTKCTTRCVDQCCKEVTKCTTTCVDPCCTEVTKCTTTCVDPCCKEVTKCSTTCVDPCCKEVTKCTTTCVDPCCKEVTKCTTTCVDPCCKEVTKCTTTCVDPCCKEVTKCTTTCVEPCCKEVTKCTTTCVDPCCRPVTRCATTCVEPCCSKVTKCATTCVDPCCGEVTKCTTQCVDPCCGGVTRCTTKCVDPCCEEVIKCTTRCVDPCCDRVTKCTTRCVDPCCREVTKCTTRCVDPCCDRLTKCTTRCVDPCCGAMTRCTSTCVDPCCGRVTKCTTRCVDPCCREVTKCTTRCVDPCCGGVIKCATRCVAPCCGCVTRCTQCVDPCCGGATRCTTRCVDPCCGGVRECTTTCVDQCCKEVTKCTSTCVDPCCGGVSECTTTCVDPCCKEVTKCTTTCVDPCCKEVTRCTTTCVDPCCKEVTRCTTTCVDPCCKEVTRCTTTCVDPCCKEVTRCTTTCVDPCCGGVSECTTTCVDQCCKEMAKCTTTCVDPCCKEVTKCTTTCVDPCCGGVSECTTTCVDQCCKEMAKCSTTCVDPCCGGVQAVTKCVDSCPTACVTQCIPLCVSTCTPACGRRYCITCADVRCRKCMAP from the coding sequence ATGCGTTGCCAAAATGATTGCCAGCTGAGACAGGTCTGCCTTGCACCTCCCACCATCTTGGTGAAGAGTTTTCCCATGAAAAAACTCGTGGATCCCTGTGGTGCTGTCCGTAACATCCAGTGCTTGCGTCCCTGTGTGGATCCCTGCTTGCGTCCCTGTGTGGATCCTTGCTGCTATGCTCAGATTCCTCAGGGCACCACCACTTACGTGAACCTGGGTAACCTTGGTGTGACGCAGGCAGCCGGGTGCATGGATCCATCCTGCCTCGCAGTTGCCATGCGTGTGCCTCCGTGCTGTGAGGAAGTGACCAGGTGCACCACCACGTGTGTGGACCCATGCTGCTGCAAAGTGACGGAGTGCACCACCAGATGCGAAGATACGTGCTGTGAGGAAGCGACCAAGTGCACCACCACGTGTGCAGATCCCTGCTGCAAGGAAGTGACCAAGTGCACCACCACATGTGCAGATCCGTGCTGCAAGGAAGCGACCAAGTGCACCAGCAGATGTGTGGATCCCTGCTGTACTGAGGTGACCAAGTGCACCACCACGTGTGTGGATCCCTGTTGCAAGGAAGTGACCAAGTGCACCACCAGATGTGTGGATCAGTGCTGCAAGGAAGTGACCAAATGCACCACCACATGTGTGGATCCCTGCTGTACTGAGGTGACCAAGTGCACCACCACGTGTGTGGATCCCTGTTGCAAGGAAGTGACCAAGTGCTCCACCACATGTGTGGATCCCTGTTGCAAGGAGGTGACCAAGTGCACCACCACATGTGTGGATCCCTGTTGCAAGGAGGTGACCAAATGCACCACCACGTGCGTGGATCCCTGTTGCAAGGAGGTGACCAAATGCACCACCACGTGCGTGGATCCCTGTTGCAAGGAGGTGACCAAATGCACCACCACGTGCGTGGAACCCTGCTGCAAGGAAGTGACCAAGTGCACCACCACGTGTGTTGATCCGTGCTGTAGACCTGTGACCAGATGTGCTACCACATGTGTGGAGCCATGCTGCAGCAAAGTGACCAAATGTGCTACCACGTGCGTTGATCCATGTTGTGGGGAAGTGACCAAATGCACCACCCAGTGTGTAGATCCATGCTGTGGAGGTGTCACCAGATGCACCACAAAATGTGTGGATCCATGCTGTGAGGAAGTGATCAAATGCACCACCAGATGTGTAGATCCGTGCTGTGACAGAGTGACCAAGTGCACGACCAGGTGTGTAGATCCATGCTGCAGGGAAGTGACCAAGTGTACCACCAGGTGTGTAGATCCATGCTGTGACAGACTGACAAAGTGCACCACCAGGTGTGTGGATCCCTGCTGTGGAGCTATGACCAGATGCACCTCCACATGTGTGGATCCATGCTGTGGCAGAGTGACCAAGTGCACTACCAGGTGTGTGGATCCTTGCTGTAGAGAGGTGACCAAGTGCACTACCAGGTGCGTGGATCCCTGCTGTGGAGGAGTGATAAAGTGTGCCACCAGGTGCGTGGCTCCATGTTGTGGATGTGTGACCAGATGCACTCAGTGTGTGGATCCCTGCTGTGGTGGAGCGACCAGGTGCACCACCAGATGTGTGGATCCCTGCTGTGGAGGTGTGAGGGAATGTACCACCACGTGCGTGGATCAGTGCTGCAAGGAAGTGACCAAATGCACCAGCACATGTGTGGATCCCTGCTGTGGAGGTGTGAGTGAATGTACCACTACGTGCGTGGATCCCTGTTGCAAGGAAGTGACCAAGTGCACCACCACGTGTGTGGATCCCTGCTGCAAGGAAGTGACCAGGTGCACCACCACGTGTGTGGATCCCTGCTGCAAGGAAGTGACCAGGTGCACCACCACGTGTGTGGATCCCTGCTGCAAGGAAGTGACCAGGTGCACCACCACGTGTGTGGATCCCTGCTGCAAGGAAGTGACCAGGTGCACCACCACGTGTGTGGATCCCTGCTGTGGAGGTGTGAGTGAGTGCACCACCACATGCGTGGATCAGTGCTGCAAGGAAATGGCCAAGTGCACCACCACGTGCGTGGATCCCTGCTGCAAGGAAGTGACCAAGTGCACCACCACGTGCGTGGATCCCTGCTGTGGAGGTGTGAGTGAGTGCACCACCACGTGCGTGGATCAGTGCTGCAAGGAAATGGCCAAGTGCTCCACCACGTGCGTGGATCCCTGCTGTGGGGGCGTTCAGGCTGTTACAAAGTGCGTGGATTCCTGCCCCACTGCCTGCGTTACACAATGCATCCCCTTGTGCGTGAGTACTTGCACCCCTGCCTGCGGCCGGCGCTACTGCATCACCTGCGCTGATGTCCGCTGTCGTAAATGCATGGCTCCttga
- the LOC101911032 gene encoding proline-rich protein 9-like translates to MSCYEQCKQPCLPPPICVQKCSKCVEPCKTVCMEVCPTPCATQCTTQCVEPCATQCTTSCTTQCVEPCATQCTTSCSVQCVEPCSVQCVEPCSVQCVEPCSTQCVEVCPPKCIDVCAKPCATQCTTQCVEPCATQCSTKCVEPCAASCVEVCTTKCVDTCETVCLEPCSTVCSRPC, encoded by the coding sequence ATGTCTTGCTACGAGCAGTGCaaacagccctgcctgccccctcccaTTTGCGTGCAGAAATGCAGCAAGTGTGTGGAGCCCTGCAAGACGGTGTGCATGGAGGTCTGCCCGACACCCTGTGCCACCCAGTGCACCACCCAGTGCGTGGAGCCTTGTGCCACCCAGTGCACCACATCCTGCACCACCCAGTGCGTGGAGCCTTGTGCCACCCAGTGCACCACGTCCTGCAGCGTCCAGTGCGTGGAGCCCTGCAGCGTCCAGTGCGTGGAGCCCTGCAGCGTCCAGTGCGTGgagccctgcagcacacagtGCGTGGAGGTCTGCCCACCTAAGTGCATCGATGTCTGCGCAAAGCCCTGTGCCACCCAGTGCACCACCCAGTGCGTGGAGCCCTGTGCCACCCAGTGCAGCACCAAGTGTGTGGAGCCCTGCGCAGCCTCATGCGTGGAGGTGTGTACCACCAAGTGCGTTGATACGTGCGAGACGGTGTGCCTGGAGCCATGCAGCACTGTCTGTTCTCGCCCATGCTGA
- the LOC106112216 gene encoding keratinocyte proline-rich protein-like encodes MSLNQMQIKQEITLPPGLSKVNSKQIHEPVPCTEPVPCPQQQPEVQVPTPCPEPVPVVVVPCPEKTVPLPTPVVEPSKGETPVVIIPQCPPQEQQQQQQCTLPPTFPPVSCPEPVPCPEEKPACKELPVQDPVSCSEPTPQVQEKQECKEIPLPVPVTCPEDAACPQEKQECKQIPVPIPVPCPDPAPCPQEKQECKEIPVPTPCPPEKQECKETPVPIPVPCPEPTPCVQEEQQCKEIPVPIPVPCPEPAPCPQEKQECQEVPVPTPVPCPEPTPCVQEVQQCKEIPMPTPCPQEKQECKETPVPIPAPCPELPEKCPPIEQQQVKQPNQWPPMQK; translated from the coding sequence ATGTCTTTGAATCAAATGCAGATCAAGCAGGAAATCACCCTCCCACCTGGCCTGAGCAAAGTGAATTCAAAGCAAATCCATGAGCCTGTGCCCTGCACTGAGCCGGTCCCATGTCCACAGCAGCAACCTGAAGTCCAAGTCCCAACACCTTGTCCAGAACCAGTCCCAGTAGTAGTGGTACCATGCCCGGAAAAAACAGTGCCATTGCCAACACCAGTGGTGGAACCCAGCAAGGGAGAAACACCAGTGGTCATAATACCCCAGTGCCcaccccaggagcagcagcagcaacagcaatgcACATTACCACCAACTTTCCCACCTGTATCATGCCCTGAGCCTGTTCCGTGCCCTGAAGAGAAACCAGCGTGCAAAGAGCTGCCTGTGCAAGACCCTGTTTCCTGCTCTGAACCAACTCCACAAgtgcaggagaagcaggagtgCAAGGAGATCCCTCTGCCAGTTCCTGTTACCTGCCCGGAGGATGCAGCATGTCCCCAAGAGAAGCAGGAATGCAAGCAGATCCCTGTGCCCATCCCTGTTCCATGCCCTGATCCTGCACCATGTccccaggagaagcaggagtGCAAGGAGATCCCTGTGCCCACCCCATGCCCTCCAGAGAAGCAGGAGTGCAAGGAGACCCCCGTGCCAATCCCTGTTCCCTGCCCTGAACCCACACCATGTGTCCaagaagagcagcagtgcaAGGAGATCCCTGTGCCAATCCCTGTTCCGTGCCCTGAGCCTGCACCGTGTCCTCAGGAGAAGCAGGAATGCCAGGAGGTCCCTGTGCCAACCCCCGTTCCATGCCCTGAACCCACACCGTGTGTCCAAGAAGTGCAGCAGTGCAAGGAGATCCCCAtgcccaccccctgccctcaGGAGAAACAGGAGTGCAAGGAGACCCCCGTGCCAatccctgccccctgccctgagctTCCAGAGAAATGCCCTCCCATcgagcagcagcaggtgaagcAGCCCAACCAGTGGCCCCCCATGCAGAAGTAA